AACGACCTTCCCGCTCGACGCGCGCATCGACGCCAAGACCGTCGAAAAGGAAATCGCCACGCTTGCGGCTGAGCTCGAGCGGCGGCTGGTGCCGAAGCTCGAGGACGAGGACAAGCTTGGCGCGCGCGCCGAAATCTTCCGCTTCCCGGCCCAGCTCGCCAGCCTCTCCGAGCCGATCCAGGTGCTGATAGAAGCGATGTTCGGCGAAAGCCGCTACGAGGAAGCCGCCTGGCTGCGCGGCCTCTATCTGACGTCGGCGACGCAGGAAGGCGCACCGATCGACCGGCTGACCGCGGCGCTGTCCTCCTCTTTCGGGTTGCCGCCGCGCCGCGCGATGCTGGCGCCGCGCGTCGAGAAGCGCAGCTTCTTCCTGCGGAATCTTCTGACCGAAGTCATCTTCAAGGAAGCCGGCTTGGGTACATTCGATCCCCTGGCGCAGCGCCGCCGCGCCTGGATCTGGCGCGGCGCGGCCACGGCCTGCGCGCTTGCCGCCCTGCTTGCCTGCGGACTGTTCACCTGGTCCTATCTCGACAACCGCAACGCCATCACCGAGCAGGCCGGCCAGTTCGAGGCGCTGCAGGCGCCGCTGACCGACGTTTCAGCCGCACCGGCATCGGTGGAGCAGCCGACGATGGATGGAGCGCTGGCCGCGATGGACGCGGTGGCGACGGCCCGCACCACGCCGCCGGACGCGGTTCACAATCTGCTCGGGCCTACCGCCTCGGCGGAGCTCGTGCGCGCGCAGACCGACACCTATGACCACGCGCTGCGCAACGTGCTCGAGCCGCACATGGTCGCCCTGCTCGAGGCGACGATGTGGCGGCAGATCCGCGATCCGGACTTCATGCTCGGCGCGCTGAAGACCTATCGCATGATGACGGGCCTGTCGCAGATGGACGCCGACTTCGCGCAGAACTGGTGGGTGAACAGCCTGCCGGAATTCGCGCCCGCTTCGCCCTTCCCCACCGCGGACGCCGAGGAACACCAGCTTGCCGCGATCCGCCGCATGGCGGTCGACGACAACTACATCGCCCCCGACAAAGAGCTGGTCGCAGAGGCGCTGAAGACGGTCTGCACGATCTCGCTGCCGGAGCGCGCCTACAAGCAGCTGCTCGCCGACCCGGAAGTGGCCGCCGTCAAGGAATGGCTGCCAGCCAATTTCGCCGGGCCTAACGGCGCGAAGGTGTTCGCGCGCCGCTCCGATAAAACGCTGCGCGTCGGCGTTCCCGGCGCCTATACCTATGCCGGTTTCCACGATGCGATCCTCGACCGGGTCGAGGATGTGGCGGCGCAGGCGGCGCTCGACCGGGCGGTGTTCGCCGGCGGTTGCTCGGAAAATTCCGAGACCTCGGTATCGGCGCTGTCCGAGGACATTCTGAAGCTCTATTACGACGACTACATCGCCCAGTGGGACAGTTTCCTGCGCGACATGCGGCTGGCGCCACTGACCGACCTCAATGTCGCCAGCGAAAACCTCAAGGATCTTTCGAGCGCCGATTCCGCGCTGAAGCGGCTGCTTACCGCGGTCGTGCAGGAAGTCGATCTCACCCGTTCCGACGACGCGCCGGCCGATGACAAGAGTGGCGGCGCCGCAAAGACCGGCTCGAAGCTGCTCAGCAAGCTCGGCAAATTGGGCAAGGTGGTGAAAACGGGAGCGAAATTGCTGCCCCGCGCGGGCTCGGCCGATCAGGTCGACATGACCGGCAGCCTGGTGGCCGCGCATTTCAAGCCGCTCAAGGGCACCATCGCCGAAGTCGACGGCCAGCCGCCGGCGCTCGATGCCGCGGTGGTGGCGCTGACGGCGCTTTCCAACGTGCTGCAGACGGTGACCGCCAACCCCAACCCGCAGGACGCCATCAAGAAGCAGGGCGGCCTCGCGGAACTGACGGGAGCTGTGGCCAGGCAGGCGCAGATCCTGCCCTCGCCGATTAACGATTGGCTGGGCGGAATTGCCGGCGACACCAGCGGGCTGTCGCAGAAGGCCGTCACCAACGAGCTCAACGCCATCTGGCGCGCCGACATCCTGCCCTTCTGCCAGGCGGCGCTCAACAACCGCTATCCCTTCAGCCCCGACAGCGCGGTGGACGTCAATGTGCGCGACTTCCAGCGTCTGTTCGGTCCCGCCGGGTTGATCGACGCCTTCATCAACGACCATCTGATCAACTATGTCGACACGGCCAGCGAGCCGTGGAAATGGCGCGCCGATTTCGGCCTCGATCCTACGGCGCTGCCGGCTTTCGAGCAGGCAAGGCACATCCGCGACGACCTTTTCCCGGGCGGCAGCGGCCCGGTGATGAACTTCACGCTGGAACCAAAGGACCTGTCGCCCAACGTGGCGCGGGTGACGCTCAACCTCGATGGCCAGAACCTCGTCTACTACAACAACGCGACGAGGCCGCAGCCGATGACATGGCCCGGCAAGGACGGAACCGGTGTGATCTCGCTCGCCTTCCAGCCGGTCGACGGCTCGCCCGAGGTGATGCTCAACGAAACCGGCAGCTGGGCATGGCTGAGGATGCTGCGCGGCGGCAAGTTCGCCGGCACCAAGCTCGCCGACGTCTACAGCCTGCGGCTGGGCACGAAAGGCATGTATGCCGATTTCGAGCTCAAGGCGGCCAGCGTCGAGAATCCCTACACGCTCGAGATGTTCAAGAAGTTCACATGTCCGCCGCAGATCTGAACATGCCCGGCTTCTACGGCAAGATGCCCGCCACCGGCGATTTCGTGACGCGGCGGCTGGCAGGCGATTTCGTGCGCGTCTGGGACCGCTGGCTGGCGCAGCACATCGTCCCGCTATATGGGCTTGAAAACTGGCCGGCGGACATCGCCTTGCGCTTCCTCAGCGGTCCTGCTTCCTTCGGCGCCGCCGCGGGTATCGTGCTGCAGAGCGCCGACAGGGTCGGCAGGCGGTTTCCGCTCAGCGTCGTCGCCCGGCTTGCCGAAGCGCCGCTGAAGCTTGCTCATGCCGATGTCTGGTTCGAAGGCATGGAGAAAGCCGCTTTCGCAGCGCAACGGGGCGAGTTGGCGCCCGACGAACTGGATGCCGCCCTAACAGCCCTGCCGGTTCCGCTTGCCGATGGCCAGGGCGATGTCATCGACGATCTCGTCATGTGGACCGCGCGCACGGATATCTTCGACGTCGATCCGCAGGCGCCGCAGCCGGCGCTGGAGCAGATCTTCGCGGCTAGTTGGGAGACCAACTGATGCAGATCTGGAACCAGATGGGCTATCCGCACCAGTTCACCATGGGCATGGACAAGGCCGGCCACGAGTGGCTCGTCGTGGTGGTGAAAGGCACTTTCGATTTCCCTACGAAGCCCGGCGGGCTGGTGCAGAAATCGGCCGAGCAGGTCCCGTTGGTGATGGCCGACACCCACACAGGCGTGCCTGGCTATTCGGCGACGCTGTGGGAAACCGACTTCGCCTTCCGCAAGTCGCGCTGCGACGTCATCGCCAATGGTTGCGCCTATGCGCCTGGCGGACGTCCGGCGGAGCGTGTGCCTGTCGGCATCAAGGTCGGCAATTGGTCGAAACTGTTCGAAGTTGTCGGCCACCGCGAATGGCGTGCCATCGGGCCTGTGTTCACTGCAACAGCGCCGCAGCCCTTCCTGAAACTGCCGATCTCCTACGACGTCGCCTGGGGCGGCGTCGACCGGCTGGACCCCGAGGACCAGCTTCCCGCCAGCTACAAATACAACCCGGTCGGCACCGGCTGGTCGCGTACCAAGAACCAGCGTCTCATTCCGGGCCTGCGGCTGCCGAATACGCAGGCCGTTGGCGAAGAGGTCCGCTCGCCCTTCGGCGACTATAAGCCGATGAGCTTCGGACCGATGGGCCGCGGCTGGCCTGGTCGCATCGAATACGGCGGAACATATGACCAGAACTGGATCGACAATGTCTTCCCCTTCCTGCCTGAGGATTTCGACGAGCGCTATTTCCAGATGGCGCCTGAGGATCAGCAGATCGACCAGCCAAAAGGCGGCGAAGACGTGCAATTGATGAACCTAACAGCGGAAGGGCGGGTGAGTTTTCGCCTGCCTCAGACAGCACTGCCGATGACTTTGTTCAAAGGCCGCGCAAAGGCGTACGAAGGCAATATCTTCCCTGACACAATTCTTTTCGACCTGGAGAATCGGAGGTTTTCGCTAGTCTGGCGCGTTTCGCAGCGTATTCATCGCACGATACTCGACTTCTCCGAATGCTGGATTGGGCCGCCGACCGAGCCGATGGCACAGGCACGCGCCTTGGGCCGTGTTTATTCGCGCTCCGATGAGACGATGGTCGCGCAGAGGGCTGAGAAGGCA
The window above is part of the Mesorhizobium sp. WSM4904 genome. Proteins encoded here:
- the tssM gene encoding type VI secretion system membrane subunit TssM, with amino-acid sequence MFILRFLWAVLTSRFLWTLIGIALLSLLIWVFGPIVQVGPYTPFESDNVRIAIIAGLIILWLIWLIIAQRRAIRANRMFVAEIAAPVQEKQLTPGEESVAAVGAKFGEVMAELKRRKLGGRKFLREMPWYVIVGPPATGKTTALRQSGLNFPIDLTDDLQGVGGTRNCDWFFSENAVLIDTAGRYVQQESQPDVDATEWLGFLDLLKKHRGRRALNGVIVALSIDVLSEGDEAIKAHGRKIRRRLAELNDRLEIRLPVYLMLTKADLIKGFEAFFGGLSTAAREQVWGTTFPLDARIDAKTVEKEIATLAAELERRLVPKLEDEDKLGARAEIFRFPAQLASLSEPIQVLIEAMFGESRYEEAAWLRGLYLTSATQEGAPIDRLTAALSSSFGLPPRRAMLAPRVEKRSFFLRNLLTEVIFKEAGLGTFDPLAQRRRAWIWRGAATACALAALLACGLFTWSYLDNRNAITEQAGQFEALQAPLTDVSAAPASVEQPTMDGALAAMDAVATARTTPPDAVHNLLGPTASAELVRAQTDTYDHALRNVLEPHMVALLEATMWRQIRDPDFMLGALKTYRMMTGLSQMDADFAQNWWVNSLPEFAPASPFPTADAEEHQLAAIRRMAVDDNYIAPDKELVAEALKTVCTISLPERAYKQLLADPEVAAVKEWLPANFAGPNGAKVFARRSDKTLRVGVPGAYTYAGFHDAILDRVEDVAAQAALDRAVFAGGCSENSETSVSALSEDILKLYYDDYIAQWDSFLRDMRLAPLTDLNVASENLKDLSSADSALKRLLTAVVQEVDLTRSDDAPADDKSGGAAKTGSKLLSKLGKLGKVVKTGAKLLPRAGSADQVDMTGSLVAAHFKPLKGTIAEVDGQPPALDAAVVALTALSNVLQTVTANPNPQDAIKKQGGLAELTGAVARQAQILPSPINDWLGGIAGDTSGLSQKAVTNELNAIWRADILPFCQAALNNRYPFSPDSAVDVNVRDFQRLFGPAGLIDAFINDHLINYVDTASEPWKWRADFGLDPTALPAFEQARHIRDDLFPGGSGPVMNFTLEPKDLSPNVARVTLNLDGQNLVYYNNATRPQPMTWPGKDGTGVISLAFQPVDGSPEVMLNETGSWAWLRMLRGGKFAGTKLADVYSLRLGTKGMYADFELKAASVENPYTLEMFKKFTCPPQI
- the tagF gene encoding type VI secretion system-associated protein TagF; translation: MSAADLNMPGFYGKMPATGDFVTRRLAGDFVRVWDRWLAQHIVPLYGLENWPADIALRFLSGPASFGAAAGIVLQSADRVGRRFPLSVVARLAEAPLKLAHADVWFEGMEKAAFAAQRGELAPDELDAALTALPVPLADGQGDVIDDLVMWTARTDIFDVDPQAPQPALEQIFAASWETN
- a CDS encoding DUF2169 domain-containing protein, which gives rise to MQIWNQMGYPHQFTMGMDKAGHEWLVVVVKGTFDFPTKPGGLVQKSAEQVPLVMADTHTGVPGYSATLWETDFAFRKSRCDVIANGCAYAPGGRPAERVPVGIKVGNWSKLFEVVGHREWRAIGPVFTATAPQPFLKLPISYDVAWGGVDRLDPEDQLPASYKYNPVGTGWSRTKNQRLIPGLRLPNTQAVGEEVRSPFGDYKPMSFGPMGRGWPGRIEYGGTYDQNWIDNVFPFLPEDFDERYFQMAPEDQQIDQPKGGEDVQLMNLTAEGRVSFRLPQTALPMTLFKGRAKAYEGNIFPDTILFDLENRRFSLVWRVSQRIHRTILDFSECWIGPPTEPMAQARALGRVYSRSDETMVAQRAEKA